A stretch of Camelina sativa cultivar DH55 chromosome 18, Cs, whole genome shotgun sequence DNA encodes these proteins:
- the LOC104760315 gene encoding putative invertase inhibitor, translating into MKFLVSLVMFSLLLNGFTFAQTLIQDSCKKAAVKVPDLDYNFCVDSLTQDPQSKTATTLEGLILSSTKNAEAKAMNVKGIVEQILKGKKYESIEAELRDCVEFYDDANDSLNTALASVRSQDYITANENFSIALDVPGNCEEEIKERNKQHSPVSDENNILLQKISIPCALNYMLI; encoded by the coding sequence atgaagttCTTGGTTTCATTGGTtatgttctctcttcttttgaaCGGTTTCACATTTGCTCAAACTCTCATTCAAGATTCTTGCAAGAAAGCAGCCGTGAAAGTACCGGACTTGGATTACAATTTCTGCGTCGATTCTCTTACACAAGATCCACAAAGCAAAACCGCAACCACCCTCGAAGGTTTGATCCTATCGTCGACGAAGAACGCTGAAGCAAAAGCTATGAACGTTAAAGGAATCGTTGAACAGATCCTCAAGGGCAAGAAATATGAAAGTATTGAAGCAGAGCTACGCGATTGCGTTGAGTTTTATGACGATGCTAATGATTCGTTAAACACTGCTTTAGCGAGCGTTCGATCGCAAGATTATATAACCGCTAATGAAAATTTTAGCATTGCTTTGGATGTACCAGGCAATTGCGAGGAGGAGATCAAGGAAAGAAATAAACAGCATTCTCCCGTTAGTGACGAGAACAATATTTTGCTTCAGAAGATTTCGATTCCTTGTGCTTTAAATTATATGCTAATATGA